A portion of the Eulemur rufifrons isolate Redbay chromosome 30, OSU_ERuf_1, whole genome shotgun sequence genome contains these proteins:
- the BEX5 gene encoding protein BEX5 — MENAPQENKVGKKAPVKNEEAARPLGVGEGQEPGGNIRGGWVPPAQDFGEDVPNRLVNNIDMIDGDADDMERFMEEMRELRRKIRELQLRYSLRILIGDPPHHDLHDEFCLMP, encoded by the coding sequence atgGAAAACGCCCCCCAGGAAAACAAAGTTGGGAAGAAAGCTCCAGTGAAGAATGAAGAAGCAGCTCGTCCCTTGGGAGTTGGTGAaggccaggagccaggaggaAATATTAGAGGGGGCTGGGTTCCACCTGCACAGGATTTTGGAGAGGATGTGCCTAATAGGCTTGTCAATAACATTGATATGATAGATGGAGATGCAGATGATATGGAACGGTTCATGGAGGAGATGAGAGAGCTAAGGAGGAAAATTAGGGAGCTTCAGTTAAGATACAGTCTGCGTATTCTTATAGGGGACCCCCCTCACCATGATCTTCATGATGAGTTTTGCCTTATGCCTTGA